In Candidatus Caccoplasma merdavium, a single window of DNA contains:
- a CDS encoding GNAT family N-acetyltransferase — protein MERSLLILPVDDTLTLIEATEADAGLLFRAIDAWRDDLRRWLPFVDNLHTEADEAVFLSGLCAVPTDLRNYTFKILSDGVFCGLIGFVTTDRVNRKTEVGYWLLPPWRGRGIMSRSVAALCLWAFDVRVMNRVQIKCAVGNAPSNAIPRRLGFRLEGVERAGEYAGDGRYYDLNVYSLLAQERDNLSGL, from the coding sequence ATGGAAAGGTCTCTTTTGATACTTCCTGTCGATGATACATTGACGCTCATCGAGGCGACCGAGGCCGATGCCGGGTTGCTGTTTCGTGCCATCGATGCCTGGCGTGACGATTTGCGCCGGTGGCTGCCGTTTGTCGACAACCTCCATACCGAGGCCGACGAGGCGGTGTTCCTTTCGGGGCTTTGCGCCGTCCCCACCGACCTGCGCAATTATACGTTCAAAATTCTCTCCGACGGGGTGTTTTGCGGTTTGATAGGATTTGTCACGACCGACCGGGTAAACCGCAAGACCGAGGTGGGCTATTGGCTGTTGCCTCCGTGGCGGGGCCGTGGCATCATGTCGCGCAGTGTCGCTGCCTTGTGCTTGTGGGCGTTCGATGTCAGGGTGATGAACCGTGTGCAGATAAAGTGTGCCGTGGGTAATGCCCCTTCCAATGCCATACCCCGCCGGTTGGGCTTTCGGCTCGAAGGCGTGGAGAGGGCCGGTGAGTATGCCGGAGATGGCCGGTATTACGACCTGAATGTCTATTCCCTTTTGGCCCAGGAGCGAGATAATTTGTCGGGATTGTAA
- the argB gene encoding acetylglutamate kinase encodes MEKLILVKVGGKIVEEPDTLQRLLHDFTAIEGHKLLVHGGGRSATKVAEQLGIPSRMVGGRRITDADMLRVVTMVYGGLVNKNIVAGLQALGVDALGMTGADLDILRSEKRPVKEVDYGFVGDVKAAHGDKLARLIADGVVPVLAPLTHDGHGQLLNTNADTIAGEAAKALAPYFDVTLVYCFEKKGVLRDENDDESVIPSIDRPMFDALVVDGVVQGGMIPKLENAFEAISAGVKEVVITRADAILSGGTRIVR; translated from the coding sequence ATGGAAAAACTCATACTTGTCAAAGTGGGCGGGAAAATCGTCGAAGAGCCCGATACCCTGCAACGCCTGTTGCACGACTTCACCGCCATCGAAGGACATAAACTGTTGGTGCATGGCGGTGGCCGTTCGGCGACCAAGGTGGCCGAGCAGTTGGGCATACCCAGCCGCATGGTCGGCGGGCGCCGCATCACCGATGCCGATATGTTGCGCGTCGTGACCATGGTCTACGGCGGATTGGTCAATAAGAACATCGTCGCCGGTCTGCAAGCCCTCGGCGTCGATGCCCTCGGCATGACCGGTGCCGACCTGGACATTCTCCGTTCGGAAAAACGTCCCGTCAAGGAGGTCGATTACGGATTTGTGGGCGACGTCAAGGCCGCACACGGCGATAAACTGGCACGACTCATTGCCGACGGGGTTGTCCCCGTGCTGGCGCCGCTCACGCACGACGGTCACGGCCAGCTGCTCAATACCAACGCCGACACCATTGCCGGTGAGGCTGCCAAGGCTCTGGCTCCCTACTTCGATGTAACGCTCGTATATTGTTTTGAGAAAAAGGGCGTGTTGCGCGACGAGAACGACGACGAAAGCGTGATACCCTCTATCGACCGACCGATGTTCGATGCCCTTGTGGTCGACGGTGTGGTGCAGGGAGGTATGATACCCAAGCTCGAAAATGCCTTCGAAGCCATTTCGGCGGGCGTGAAGGAGGTGGTCATCACCCGTGCCGACGCCATCTTGTCGGGTGGAACCCGCATCGTGCGATAG
- the prfB gene encoding peptide chain release factor 2 (programmed frameshift): MITTEQLKETEERKLALRRYLDIDSKIIQVEEEELRTHVPDFWDDRKKAEAQMKKVKDIRFWIDKYREVEKSVEELKLAFDFVKEEVVTEAELDDIYQRTLTLIEDLELRNMLRKEEDKLGAVLKINSGAGGTESQDWAEMLMRMYLRWCEAHGYKTAIANILEGDEAGIKSVTIQIEGDYAYGYLKSENGVHRLVRVSPYNAQGKRMTSFASVFVTPLVDDSIEINVNPADISWDTFRSGGAGGQNVNKVESGVRLRYHFKDPYTGEEEEILIENTETRDQPKNRENAMRQLRSILYDKELQHRMAEQAKVEAGKKKIEWGSQIRSYVFDDRRVKDHRTNHQTSDVQGVMDGGIDDFIKAYLMEFGDQ, from the exons ATGATTACCACAGAACAACTTAAAGAGACAGAAGAACGCAAGTTGGCGTTGAGGAGGTATCTT GACATCGACTCGAAAATAATTCAAGTCGAAGAAGAGGAACTGCGCACCCATGTGCCCGATTTTTGGGACGACCGGAAGAAGGCCGAGGCGCAGATGAAAAAAGTAAAAGATATCCGTTTTTGGATTGATAAATACCGTGAGGTCGAAAAATCGGTCGAGGAGTTGAAACTCGCCTTTGACTTTGTCAAGGAGGAGGTCGTCACCGAGGCCGAGCTCGACGACATTTACCAACGCACCCTGACCCTTATCGAGGACCTCGAATTGCGCAATATGTTGCGCAAGGAAGAAGACAAGCTGGGAGCCGTGCTCAAAATCAACTCCGGTGCCGGCGGCACCGAGAGCCAGGACTGGGCCGAGATGCTCATGCGCATGTATCTGCGCTGGTGCGAGGCACACGGCTACAAGACGGCCATCGCCAACATTCTCGAAGGCGATGAGGCCGGCATCAAGTCGGTTACCATACAGATTGAGGGCGACTACGCCTACGGCTATCTCAAAAGCGAAAACGGGGTGCACCGTCTGGTGCGCGTCTCTCCCTACAATGCACAGGGCAAGCGCATGACTTCGTTTGCTTCGGTATTCGTTACGCCGCTGGTCGATGACAGCATCGAAATCAACGTCAACCCTGCCGACATTTCGTGGGATACCTTCCGTTCGGGCGGTGCCGGCGGGCAGAATGTAAACAAGGTCGAGTCGGGCGTGCGTCTGCGTTACCATTTCAAAGACCCCTATACCGGCGAAGAGGAGGAAATCCTCATCGAAAATACCGAGACCCGCGACCAGCCCAAGAACCGCGAGAATGCCATGCGCCAGTTGCGCTCGATTCTCTATGACAAAGAGTTGCAGCACCGTATGGCCGAGCAGGCCAAGGTCGAGGCCGGCAAAAAGAAAATCGAGTGGGGCTCGCAGATACGCAGTTATGTGTTCGACGACCGTCGGGTCAAAGACCACCGCACCAACCACCAAACCTCCGACGTGCAGGGCGTGATGGACGGCGGCATCGACGACTTCATCAAAGCCTACCTCATGGAGTTTGGCGACCAATAA
- a CDS encoding long-chain fatty acid--CoA ligase, giving the protein MREYPLFYTVARQARRYGNREALRYRTPEGVWHSISWTAFHDRVRQAARAMVAMGVFTQENIATYTPNKPEGLVVDFAAYANRAVVVPLYPTGSLEQLEYIVRDAEVRYLFVGEQYQYDNAWKAMSTCPTLKQIIIFDPAVQRAADDSTSIYFSDFLSMAYPGAETELACRAEGFSLDDLASIIYTSGTTGESKGVMLTHRNFSEAMRMHLDRLTMCSDADLSLCFLPLTHVFERAWTYFCLTSGIRVAINLNPKEIQTVIKEVRPTIMCSVPRFWEKVYTGIQEKMAEVRGIKRRLIDRAFVVGRRRNLDYVRRNRRVPLWLACQYAFYDRMVFSKLRKAVGIENGNIFPTAGAPLSDTINEFLHSCGINILYGYGLSETTATVSCFELTGYHIGSVGTTLSDVQVKIGADNEILVKGPTVMKGYYKKPEATAQAFTADGWFRTGDAGRLDANGAIVLTERIKDLFKTSNGKYIAPQAIEAKLGEDRYIEQVAVIGDCRKYVTAIIIPAFEAIKEYAAQKQIQYRNLEELVKNQSIQKLIQERIAVLQANFARFEQIKRFTLLPRAFSKENGEITDTLKLRRAAIYRIFHAEIEAMYA; this is encoded by the coding sequence ATGAGAGAATATCCATTATTCTATACGGTGGCCCGTCAGGCCCGCCGATATGGCAATAGAGAAGCATTAAGATATAGAACCCCCGAAGGCGTGTGGCATTCCATCTCTTGGACCGCATTTCATGACCGTGTGCGGCAAGCTGCGCGGGCCATGGTGGCTATGGGGGTTTTCACGCAGGAAAATATAGCTACTTACACCCCCAACAAGCCCGAAGGTTTGGTGGTCGATTTTGCCGCCTATGCCAATCGGGCGGTCGTCGTGCCCCTGTATCCCACCGGTTCGCTCGAACAACTTGAATATATCGTGCGCGATGCCGAGGTGCGTTATCTCTTTGTGGGAGAGCAATATCAGTATGATAACGCATGGAAAGCCATGTCGACCTGCCCCACCCTGAAACAGATTATCATCTTCGACCCGGCCGTGCAGCGTGCCGCCGATGATTCCACGTCGATTTATTTCTCCGATTTCCTTTCGATGGCTTATCCCGGAGCCGAGACCGAATTGGCGTGTCGTGCCGAAGGCTTTTCGCTCGACGACCTGGCCAGCATCATCTACACCTCGGGTACCACGGGCGAATCGAAGGGTGTCATGCTCACCCACCGCAATTTCTCCGAGGCCATGCGCATGCACCTCGACCGTCTTACCATGTGCAGCGATGCCGACCTCTCGCTCTGTTTCCTGCCGCTCACGCACGTTTTTGAACGGGCTTGGACCTACTTCTGTCTCACGTCCGGCATTCGTGTGGCCATCAATCTCAATCCCAAAGAGATACAGACTGTCATCAAGGAAGTGCGGCCCACTATCATGTGCAGCGTGCCCCGTTTCTGGGAGAAAGTCTATACCGGCATACAGGAGAAGATGGCCGAAGTGCGGGGCATCAAGCGCCGGCTCATCGACCGCGCTTTTGTCGTAGGGCGCCGTCGCAACCTCGACTATGTGCGTCGCAACCGACGCGTTCCCCTGTGGCTGGCCTGCCAATATGCGTTTTATGACCGCATGGTTTTCTCGAAACTCAGAAAGGCGGTCGGCATCGAGAACGGCAATATCTTCCCCACGGCCGGAGCCCCGCTTTCCGATACCATCAATGAGTTCCTGCACAGTTGCGGAATAAACATCCTTTACGGTTACGGCCTGTCGGAGACGACGGCGACGGTGTCGTGTTTCGAATTGACCGGTTATCATATCGGTTCGGTGGGTACCACGCTGTCCGACGTGCAGGTGAAAATCGGAGCCGACAATGAGATTCTCGTCAAGGGTCCTACGGTCATGAAAGGCTATTATAAGAAACCCGAGGCTACGGCACAAGCCTTTACGGCCGACGGTTGGTTCCGCACCGGCGATGCCGGACGTCTTGATGCGAATGGAGCCATCGTTCTCACCGAACGCATCAAAGACCTCTTTAAAACCTCCAACGGCAAGTACATCGCCCCCCAGGCCATCGAAGCCAAACTGGGCGAGGATCGTTATATCGAGCAGGTGGCCGTCATCGGCGACTGCCGCAAGTATGTCACGGCCATCATCATACCGGCCTTTGAGGCCATCAAGGAGTATGCCGCCCAAAAGCAGATACAATATCGTAACCTCGAAGAACTGGTGAAGAACCAAAGCATACAGAAACTGATTCAAGAACGCATTGCCGTGTTGCAGGCCAATTTTGCCCGCTTCGAGCAAATCAAGCGTTTTACCCTTCTGCCCCGGGCGTTCAGCAAGGAAAATGGAGAGATTACCGACACGCTCAAACTGCGCCGTGCCGCCATATATCGCATTTTTCATGCCGAGATTGAGGCCATGTATGCCTGA
- a CDS encoding M20 family metallo-hydrolase, translating to MIDPNELFYPAVDLLCKLIATPSPSREESATADLIAEYLQEYGFTPQRAANNVWAIAPGFVPGRPTLLLNSHHDTVKPVDGWHGEAFTPREDGDRLYGLGSNDAGASLVSLLQAFIVLASRKEPYNLIFLASAEEEVSGANGVALALKELPPITFGVVGEPTGMRPAIGEKGLMVLDCTVMGKSGHAARNEGINAIYEAMPIIDQFRKFAFPKVSRMLGPVKLSVTQIKAGTQHNVIPDRCEFVVDVRTNELYSNEEAFELLRDAIPCTIVPRSFRLNSSRIDREHPFMQRAAMLQLEPFGSPTLSDQAQMPFTTVKIGPGASERSHTAGEYIDKEEIRQAIALYLRLLDGLSL from the coding sequence ATGATTGACCCGAACGAACTTTTTTATCCGGCCGTCGACCTGTTGTGCAAACTGATTGCCACTCCCTCACCGAGTCGCGAAGAGAGTGCCACAGCCGACCTCATCGCCGAGTATCTGCAAGAATATGGTTTCACCCCGCAACGCGCCGCCAACAACGTGTGGGCCATTGCCCCCGGCTTTGTACCGGGACGCCCCACCCTCCTGCTCAATTCCCACCACGACACCGTGAAACCGGTCGACGGCTGGCATGGCGAAGCATTCACCCCCCGGGAAGACGGCGACCGCCTCTACGGATTGGGGAGCAACGATGCCGGCGCGTCCCTCGTGTCGCTCTTACAGGCGTTTATCGTGCTGGCCTCCCGAAAGGAGCCCTACAACCTCATTTTCCTGGCGTCGGCCGAAGAAGAGGTCTCGGGAGCCAACGGGGTGGCACTGGCCTTGAAAGAGTTACCTCCCATCACCTTCGGCGTTGTCGGCGAGCCGACCGGCATGCGCCCGGCCATCGGAGAGAAGGGCCTCATGGTCCTCGACTGCACCGTGATGGGCAAGTCGGGTCATGCCGCCCGCAACGAAGGCATCAACGCCATCTACGAAGCGATGCCCATCATCGACCAATTCCGCAAATTCGCCTTTCCCAAAGTCTCCCGCATGCTGGGGCCGGTAAAGCTCTCGGTCACACAGATAAAAGCCGGCACGCAACACAACGTCATTCCCGACCGCTGCGAGTTTGTCGTCGACGTGCGCACCAACGAACTTTACAGCAACGAAGAGGCGTTTGAATTGCTGCGCGATGCCATACCCTGCACGATTGTGCCGCGCTCGTTCCGCCTCAACTCCTCCCGCATCGACCGGGAACACCCCTTCATGCAACGTGCCGCCATGCTGCAACTCGAACCGTTTGGCTCCCCCACGCTCTCCGACCAAGCCCAAATGCCCTTCACCACGGTAAAGATTGGCCCGGGAGCCTCGGAGCGTTCCCACACGGCCGGAGAATATATCGACAAAGAAGAGATACGCCAAGCCATTGCCCTATACCTGCGATTGCTCGACGGACTCTCCCTCTGA
- a CDS encoding glycosyltransferase family 2 protein: MLEVSIIIPVYNGLPYIDRCLEAIVASGVSADKYEIIAVDDNSTDASLEKLQEWASKVENMRVYHRRKAGPGGARNLGLNYAKGRYIMFVDVDDLVHSASLAQLLNNLIPLYSHQIIGFDCVKVDAAGQETPFQNFVLPYCRDISGPDYMARYPLCGVLWSYLFNRSFLLKLNVRFLEKCVLEDEDFVTRVFGRAEQVTFLPVQLYYYYAENKSGLSNIPDPAHQSRLMHDRLMVITGLKRMREAICDPQLEEGLDRKLSDLAVDTIRILISKPYDEEQISAALDTLSKLSLYPVPQGDYGGAYNRLRRATDTPRKVLRWKRRRSSRLWRCWASRFLHLRLG; encoded by the coding sequence ATGCTCGAAGTCAGTATCATCATACCCGTATATAACGGATTGCCCTATATCGACCGTTGCCTCGAAGCCATTGTGGCCTCGGGGGTGTCGGCCGACAAATACGAAATCATCGCCGTCGATGACAACTCGACCGATGCTTCGCTCGAAAAACTCCAAGAGTGGGCATCGAAGGTCGAGAATATGCGTGTCTACCATCGGCGCAAGGCCGGCCCCGGAGGGGCCCGTAACTTGGGACTGAACTACGCCAAGGGCCGTTACATCATGTTTGTCGATGTCGACGATTTGGTGCATTCGGCCTCTTTGGCCCAGTTGCTCAACAACCTCATACCGTTGTATAGTCACCAGATTATCGGTTTCGATTGCGTCAAGGTCGATGCCGCCGGGCAGGAGACACCCTTTCAGAACTTTGTCTTGCCTTACTGCCGCGACATTTCGGGTCCCGATTACATGGCGCGTTATCCGCTCTGCGGCGTGCTGTGGAGTTATCTTTTCAATCGTTCATTCCTTTTGAAGCTCAATGTGCGGTTTCTCGAAAAATGCGTTCTCGAAGACGAGGATTTCGTGACCCGGGTTTTTGGTAGAGCCGAGCAGGTGACATTCTTGCCCGTGCAACTTTACTATTATTATGCCGAGAACAAGTCGGGATTGAGCAATATACCCGATCCGGCCCATCAGTCACGTCTCATGCACGACCGTTTGATGGTGATTACCGGCTTGAAACGTATGCGCGAGGCCATCTGCGACCCGCAGCTCGAAGAGGGCCTCGACCGTAAACTTAGTGACCTTGCGGTCGATACGATACGCATTCTTATCAGCAAGCCCTATGATGAGGAGCAGATAAGCGCGGCGCTCGACACCCTTTCAAAACTCTCGCTCTATCCTGTCCCGCAAGGCGATTATGGAGGCGCCTATAACCGTTTGCGCCGGGCCACCGATACGCCTCGTAAGGTTCTGCGCTGGAAACGCCGTCGCTCCTCCCGGTTGTGGCGTTGCTGGGCAAGCCGGTTCCTCCATTTGCGGCTGGGTTAA